In one Zalophus californianus isolate mZalCal1 chromosome 10, mZalCal1.pri.v2, whole genome shotgun sequence genomic region, the following are encoded:
- the LOC118356051 gene encoding glutathione S-transferase kappa 1, protein MGPLPRTLELFYDVLSPYSWLGFEVLCRYKNIWNINLQLRPSLIGGIMKDSGNQPPALLPRKAQYMRNDIRLLGQHVQIPVQFPKDFFSVILEKGSLSAMRFLTAVSMEHPEMLEKVSRELWMRVWSRDEDISEPQSILAAAEKAGMSTEQARGLLEKVSTPNVKNKLKETTEAACKYGAFGLPITVAHLDGQTHVLFGSDRMELLAHLLGEKWMGPVPPAINARL, encoded by the coding sequence ATGGGACCCCTGCCGCGCACCCTGGAGCTCTTCTACGATGTGCTGTCCCCCTACTCCTGGTTGGGCTTCGAGGTCCTGTGCCGGTATAAGAACATCTGGAACATCAACTTGCAGTTGCGCCCCAGCCTCATCGGGGGGATCATGAAAGACAGTGGAAACCAGCCACCAGCTCTGCTTCCCCGCAAAGCCCAATATATGAGAAATGATATTAGACTCCTGGGACAGCATGTCCAGATTCCCGTGCAGTTCCCCAAGGATTTCTTCTCTGTGATCCTTGAAAAAGGAAGTTTATCAGCCATGAGATTCCTCACCGCTGTGAGCATGGAGCACCCAGAGATGCTGGAGAAAGTGTCCAGGGAACTATGGATGCGTGTCTGGTCACGGGATGAAGACATCTCGGAGCCCCAGAGCATCCTGGCCGCTGCAGAGAAAGCTGGCATGTCTACAGAACAAGCCCGGGGACTCCTGGAAAAGGTCTCAACACCAAACGTGAAGAACAAGCTCAAGGAGACCACCGAGGCAGCCTGCAAATATGGGGCTTTTGGGCTGCCGATCACCGTGGCCCATCTGGATGGCCAAACCCACGTGCTGTTTGGCTCTGATCGGATGGAGTTGCTGGCACACCTGCTGGGAGAGAAGTGGATGGGCCCTGTGCCTCCAGCCATAAATGCCAGACTTTAA